From one Botrytis cinerea B05.10 chromosome 7, complete sequence genomic stretch:
- the Bctop2 gene encoding Bctop2: MDDDSMSDVPSFHMSDDESDNFAPAVKAKGKTTAKKPAAPKAKAKTTKEPKNPKAPKTTKATKTAKSVQTTLNMAPKKRARSGSDDEGQQSDNDSANDASQLSSTPPNAKKQKKAPAAKRQATEALHDIENESILEIEPKPKKTKTSTEQYQKLTQLEHIIKRPDTYIGSVEKTEQTMWVFNSENKEMELRKVTFVPGLYKIFDEIMVNAADNKQNDANMKNIKVVVDREKGEISVENDGRGIPVEIHEKEKIYIPEMIFGHLLTGSNYDDDEAKTTGGRNGYGAKLCNIFSTEFTLETQDSNSGKRYKQTWTDNMSKMGKARISSSKNADFTRVTFTPDWTKFKMTGIDDDFEAMVKRRVYDMAGTVKGVKVYLNGAQIKLDFKKYIEMYAKAINKERGLDDASANSVIVEDSKGHPKWEVGFAVSDGSFQQVSFVNSIATTSGGTHVNYIADQICDKLLEVVKKRNPKGALLKANQVRNHIFLFVNCLITNPAFTSQTKEQLTTRKPQFGSKCVLTEEFLKKIGKTEAVENILNFAAKKADLELAKSDGNRRSRMNNPKLVDANLAGTKRGHECTLILTEGDSAKGLAVAGRAVLDPDRIGVFPLRGKLLNVRDASHDQIAKNAEIQNIKQFLGLKHKTTYKDTLGLRYGHLMIMADQDHDGSHIKGLLINFLQVQYPSLLKLPEFFREFITPIVKVWKGPNPNKPTNLRSFFTMPEYEEWKESNNNDKSWKHKYYKGLGTSKPEDAQIYFSNLDVHLREFETIKPEEEEMLDLAFSKKKADSRKTWLGNFIPGTYLDHTDKMLTYDNFINKELILFSMADNMRSIPSVIDGLKPGQRKVMYACFKRNLINDMKVVELAGYVSQISAYHHGEASMQMTIVGLAQNFVGSNNVNCLEPSGNFGSRLQGGSDSASARYIFTRLSPFARRVYSALDDPVLEYNIDDGKSIEPVTYFPVVPMVLINGAEGIGTGWSTNIPNYHPVEVVNNLKRRMGRLDDSGEEKPFETMMPWFRGWKGTPEPAGPDRYKFNGIIRETGDTEVEITELPIRMWTDDFKAKLEEVIKAEKVPSFIKDYKEFNDHKNVHMIIQMDDKHMKEALKEGLAEKFKLNKTVATSNLVAFDHRGQIRKYDKVEDILEEFYEQRLKMYTVRKAHWMKKLNVEYRKLTNQARFVTEIIENKLIVSKKKKPVLVAELRKRGYEGFPKITDAKKAGEADDVVENEEEVTADEDAGARDYDYLLGLPIWSLTQERVDKLNKQMYDKKDEIDTLDRLSEKDLWCEDLDAFVLEWEDQLRQDAEITKTIRNTNRRRSNKIGAGGKPTGKGRLKKEDEEFTLGAKKKAPAKALKADPIKGVTKVQSKPHQGFMDMFTNKPKPKSAGRFDGGDDSGMSDDDFAALAAPEADGPKLDAGTGRSKRAAASAPKKWIVDDDDENESDDDNLLGDIDNMVKGIGGNDKQDTVTGNSRLSLFAMSTSNGDRPSSSTGLPKQKSKPSKVVDLSEDETNYEMLARSSPQKPPAKDEVDGFLSSDDEVIPVASKKAPVQKAKATKETSKLKKAPVAKKPAAEAESKPASHSPAAKAYAAKQNRLQQISKTIGYSDDNSDDEDMEEAPPLPAKPAAKGRQASSKTTATKYALSDDSDEDVEMEDAAPPRKGANGKAASKPTYISDDEDESIAPPPKRGAKPKAAPQKSALSDDEDDSIAPPPKRGAKPKAAPKKSVVSDDDEDESIAPPPKRSTTSKPAPKKQVKPVVEDDEDDEEVELDSPPKPVARGGRGRPARQAAAAKPKKPVYTVDSDDEDDDDVDDVDESALVEDDESEDDFSE, from the exons ATGGACGACGACTCGATGAGTGATGTGCCAAGTTTCCATATGTCGGACGATGAGTCTGATAACTTTGCTCCCGCAGTG AAAGCTAAAGGAAAGACTACTGCAAAAAAACCTGCAGCCCCAAAAGCGAAAGCAAAAACAACCAAGGAGCCAAAAAACCCCAAAGCCCCGAAAACCACTAAGGCTACGAAAACCGCAAAGAGCGTACAAACCACCCTTAACATGGCTCCCAAGAAGCGGGCGAGGTCAGGGAGCGACGATGAGGGCCAACAATCAGATAATGACTCAGCGAATGATGCGTCGCAGTTGTCCAGTACCCCGCCAAATgcgaagaagcagaagaaagcTCCAGCCGCCAAAAGACAAGCTACTGAAGCTCTGCACGACATCGAGAACGAAAGTATACTAGAAATAGAGCCTAAACCCAAGAAGACAAAAACCTCGACAGAACAGTACCAGAAACTCACTCAACTCGAGCACATCATCAAGCGTCCAGATACATATATTGGCTCCGTTGAGAAGACGGAGCAGACTATGTGGGTATTCAATTCTGAGAATAAGGAGATGGAGCTTCGAAAGGTTACATTTGTCCCAGGTCTCTACAAGATCTTTGACGAAATCATGGTCAATGCTGCAGATAATAAACAAAATGACGCCAACATGAAGAACATAAAAGTGGTCGTGGATCGTGAGAAGGGTGAAATCAGTGTTGAGAACGATGGTAGAGGTATTCCCGTTGAAATCCACGAG aaagagaagatataCATTCCAGAGATGATCTTTGGACATCTCCTTACTGGTTCCAACTACGATGATGACGAAGCCAAAACAACTGGTGGTCGTAATGGTTACGGAGCAAAACTTTGTAATATTTTCAGTACAGAGTTCACATTGGAAACACAAGATTCAAACAGCGGCAAGAGGTACAAGCAAACTTGGACTGACAACATGAGCAAGATGGGCAAGGCGAGAATCTCATCTAGCAAGAATGCCGACTTCACCAGAGTTACCTTCACTCCCGATTGGACAAAATTTAAAATGACAGGAATCGACGACGATTTTGAAGCTATGGTAAAGCGCCGAGTTTACGACATGGCTGGTACTGTCAAAGGCGTCAAAGTTTACCTTAATGGAGCGCAAATCAAGCTTGACTTCAAAAAATACATCGAAATGTACGCCAAGGCAATCAACAAGGAACGTGGTTTGGATGATGCCAGCGCAAACAGTGTTATTGTCGAGGACTCCAAAGGCCATCCAAAATGGGAAGTTGGGTTCGCTGTTTCCGATGGTTCTTTCCAGCAAGTCTCATTTGTCAATTCAATTGCTACAACTTCTGGTGGCACCCATGTCAATTATATTGCCGACCAGATTTGCGACAAATTATTAGAAGTTGTTAAAAAGAGGAACCCTAAAGGTGCACTCTTGAAGGCCAATCAAGTTCGCAATCATATCTTCTTGTTTGTCAATTGTCTGATTACAAACCCTGCCTTTACCTCCCAAACAAAAGAACAGTTGACTACGAGAAAACCACAATTCGGGTCCAAATGCGTCTTGACGGAGgagtttttgaagaagattggcAAGACCGAAGCGGTGGAAAATATCCTCAATTTTGCAGCAAAGAAGGCTGATTTGGAGTTAGCAAAGAGTGATGGAAATAGACGTTCACGCATGAATAATCCCAAACTTGTGGATGCAAATTTGGCAGGAACAAAACGTGGCCACGAATGCACCTTAATTCTCACTGAAGGTGATTCTGCAAAGGGTCTTGCGGTTGCTGGTCGAGCGGTCCTCGATCCAGATCGCATTGGCGTTTTCCCTCTTCGCGGAAAGCTGCTCAATGTGCGTGATGCCTCACACGACCAGATTGCAAAGAACGCTGAGATTCAGAATATTAAACAGTTCTTGGGGTTGAAGCACAAAACCACTTATAAGGACACTTTAGGACTTCGATATGGCCATCTAATGATCATGGCAGATCAAGATCACGATGGTAGTCATATCAAAGGATTGTTGATCAACTTTTTACAAGTACAATATCCCAGTTTACTGAAGTTGCCAGAGTTCTTTCGAGAGTTTATTACTCCGATTGTCAAAGTATGGAAAGGACCAAACCCCAATAAGCCTACCAACTTACGATCCTTTTTCACCATGCCCGAatatgaagaatggaaagagtCTAACAATAATGACAAATCATGGAAACATAAGTACTATAAGGGTCTGGGTACGAGCAAACCTGAAGATGCGCAAATTTATTTCAGTAATCTCGATGTCCATCTGAGAGAATTCGAAACCATTaaaccagaagaagaagaaatgttgGATCTTGCTTTCTCAAAGAAGAAAGCAGATTCTCGTAAGACATGGTTAGGAAACTTCATACCTGGTACCTACCTGGACCACACTGATAAAATGCTCACATATGacaatttcattaataagGAGTTGATTCTTTTTAGTATGGCGGACAACATGCGTTCCATTCCTTCCGTCATTGACGGTCTTAAGCCTGGTCAACGGAAAGTCATGTATGCTTGCTTCAAGCGAAACCTCATAAACGATATGAAGGTTGTGGAACTCGCTGGTTATGTCAGTCAAATTTCCGCCTATCATCATGGTGAAGCTTCAATGCAAATGACCATTGTTGGCCTTGCTCAGAACTTTGTCGGTTCGAATAACGTCAATTGTCTTGAGCCTAGTGGAAATTTCGGTAGTAGACTTCAGGGTGGCAGTGATTCTGCCAGCGCCCGTTACATTTTCACAAGACTATCACCATTTGCCAGAAGAGTCTACTCCGCCCTCGATGACCCAGTTCTTGAATACAACATCGATGATGGTAAATCGATTGAGCCTGTTACCTACTTCCCAGTCGTTCCCATGGTTCTGATTAACGGCGCAGAGGGTATTGGTACTGGTTGGAGCACAAATATTCCAAACTACCATCCCGTGGAAGTGGTGAACAATTTGAAGCGTCGCATGGGTCGTCTAGATGACAGTGGTGAAGAGAAGCCATTTGAAACAATGATGCCATGGTTCCGTGGATGGAAGGGTACTCCTGAGCCTGCTGGACCAGATCGTTACAAGTTCAATGGTATTATTCGAGAGACTGGTGATACGGAGGTTGAGATTACCGAGTTGCCTATTCGAATGTGGACCGATGACTTCAAAGCTAAACTTGAAGAGGTCATCAAGGCCGAAAAGGTTCCATCGTTTATTAAAGATTACAAGGAATTCAACGATCACAAGAACGTGCATATGATCATCCAGATGGACGACAAACATATGAAGGAAGCTTTAAAAGAAGGTCTCGCCGAAAAGTTCAAGCTGAATAAGACTGTCGCAACCTCCAATTTGGTGGCCTTTGATCACAGGGGCCAGATTCGCAAATATGACAAAGTTGAGGATATCCTCGAGGAGTTCTACGAGCAGCGCCTCAAGATGTACACTGTTCGTAAAGCACATTGGATGAAGAAACTCAATGTGGAGTATCGCAAGCTCACCAATCAAGCTCGATTCGTTACTGAGATCATTGAGAATAAGTTGATTgtctcgaagaagaagaagccagTCCTTGTTGCAGAGCTTCGAAAGCGCGGCTACGAAGGATTTCCAAAGATTACAGATGCGAAGAAAGCTGGCGAGGCAGATGATGTGGTTGAAAACGAAGAAGAGGTCACTGCTGATGAAGACGCTGGAGCTAGAGATTATGACTATCTTCTTGGC CTACCAATTTGGTCTCTTACCCAAGAACGCGTCGACAAATTAAACAAGCAGATGTATGATAAGAAAGATGAGATTGACACGCTTGACAGGCTTAGCGAAAAGGACTTGTGGTGTGAAGATCTTGATGCATTTGTCCTGGAGTGGGAAGACCAACTCAGACAAGATGCGGAGATCACCAAAACTATCCGCAATACAAACCGACGTCGTTCAAACAAGATTGGAGCCGGTGGAAAGCCTACTGGGAAGGGTCGACtaaagaaggaagatgaagaattcaCTCTTGGTGCGAAGAAAAAGGCTCCAGCTAAGGCATTGAAGGCAGATCCAATAAAGGGGGTTACAAAGGTACAGAGCAAACCTCATCAAGGATTCATGGACATGTTCACCAACAAGCCCAAACCAAAATCGGCTGGTCGCTTTGATGGTGGTGACGACTCGGGGATgtctgatgatgatttcgCAGCATTGGCGGCTCCCGAAGCTGATGGACCCAAACTTGATGCTGGTACTGGACGAAGCAAGCGTGCAGCCGCAAGCGCACCAAAGAAATGGATAGTggatgacgacgacgaaAACGAGAGCGATGATGATAACCTTCTCGGTGATATTGATAACATGGTCAAGGGTATTGGTGGCAATGACAAACAAGACACTGTCACGGGAAACTCAAGACTTTCTTTGTTTGCGATGTCAACAAGCAATGGCGACAGACCTAGCAGTAGCACAGGTTTACCAAAGCAAAAGTCTAAGCCTAGCAAGGTAGTCGATCTTTCCGAAGATGAAACCAACTACGAAATGCTTGCTAGAAGTTCCCCTCAGAAGCCTCCAGCCAAAGACGAAGTTGATGGTTTCTTGTCTTCTGATGACGAAGTTATTCCGGTCGCCTCCAAGAAGGCTCCTGTTCAGAAAGCAAAGGCAACGAAAGAAACATCGAAGCTCAAGAAAGCGCCAGTTGCTAAGAAACCTGCTGCAGAGGCTGAGTCAAAGCCCGCTTCTCATTCACCAGCTGCGAAGGCATATGCAGCGAAACAAAATCGCCTTCAGCAAATTTCCAAAACCATCGGCTACAGCGACGACAATAGTGACGATGAGGATATGGAAGAAGCACCACCACTGCCAGCAAAGCCTGCTGCCAAAGGTAGACAAGCCAGCTCTAAGACGACTGCGACTAAATATGCCCTGAGCGACGATTCTGATGAAGACgttgaaatggaagatgCTGCACCACCCAGAAAAGGTGCCAACGGTAAGGCTGCTTCCAAGCCAACTTATATCagcgatgatgaggatgagtcCATTGCCCCTCCCCCTAAACGAGGGGCCAAACCTAAGGCTGCGCCTCAAAAGTCCGCTCTTAGcgatgacgaggatgacTCAATTGCCCCTCCACCTAAACGAGGGGCCAAACCTAAAGCTGCTCCCAAGAAGTCTGTCGttagtgatgatgacgaggatgagtCAATCGCTCCTCCTCCTAAGCGTTCCACAACTTCGAAGCCTGCACCTAAGAAGCAAGTGAAGCCAGTcgttgaagatgatgaggacgaCGAGGAAGTTGAGCTGGATTCTCCACCCAAACCTGTTGCCCGCGGAGGCCGTGGTCGTCCGGCAAGACAAGCCGCCGCTGCTAAGCCCAAGAAACCAGTTTATACCGTCGATtcggatgatgaggatgatgatgacgttGATGACGTTGATGAGTCCGCACTggtggaagatgatgaaagcgAGGATGACTTCAGCGAGTAA
- the Bcxbp1 gene encoding Bcxbp1: MLSVASLLNPAKSEPRSTRISSSPPSSLCTSSPSYGHTLLPIQSSSIKKQKMAKDGAVFAKGAKIKGDVNFPPFEHLSEETMREVSKFQVYPLGKIQDYCRHIPYNSEKKNFLEKTGRESFEVFQYTFKLPGEDRVYTVMWDYNVGLVRITPFFKCCKYSKTTPAKMLGLNPGLKEITHSITGGALAAQGYWMPYSCALAVCTTFCSHIAPALIPIFGPSFPSQCVSPDAPEHGRMIIDPNIIHAATAEAESYRLQYTSFTPKSSTNVTPRDSVSPQQQSSNYLIRTNVMTPPTSSSSHLERRLRLKRPYGGESPYAESNTDHDAASETSSGDAAYFCSPVTPTSGHAGASWGIHARSYLPNGPSHSLSNAMNHHQHQNINSHSANAGINISGMGMGMGDHGLGHNKGLHYGHTHNHKLMNPHMSVNGAMVVGHNGTNPWLSAIPRSIGGLADMTASWRAKRRAEELDGNISDERDRERERDIHRSHPTDEEYDGEESASATGDEKSPIADDRTITFGPRAHVTNMTRNHQYNTMAREEISGEKITNAAGDEKKAAWLLMKLSVKDGEAGAALPSLPSVSAVGTPLMGSAKWIKDEGDSDGPRVKRRRALSM, from the exons ATGCTCTCCGTAGCATCGCTACTCAATCCTGCTAAGTCAGAACCGCGAAGCACTCGAATATCATCAAGTCCTCCATCGTCGCTTTGTACCTCATCGCCCTCTTATGGGCATACCCTATTACCCATCCAATCTTCATCTatcaagaaacaaaagatggCTAAGGACGGCGCAGTTTTCGCCAAGGGTGCTAAGATTAAGGGCGATGTAAATTTTCCACCGTTTGAACATCTGAGCGAGGAGACTATGCGAGAAGTCTCAAAATTCCAAGTGTATCCATTGGGTaagattcaagattattGCCGCCATATCCCTTATAATAGTGAGAAAAAGAACTTCTTGGAAAAGACTGGTCGAGAGAGTTTCGAAG TATTTCAATACACATTCAAACTTCCTGGTGAGGATAGAGTGTACACTGTTATGTGGGATTATAATGTTGGGCTCGTTCGCATCACTCCTTTTTTTAAGTGCTGTAAATATTCCAAG ACGACTCCGGCCAAGATGCTCGGGTTGAACCCAGGCCTAAAGGAAATCACGCACAGCATCACTGGTGGCGCTTTAGCAGCCCAAG GTTACTGGATGCCATATTCCTGCGCTCTCGCCGTTTGCACTACCTTTTGTTCCCACATCGCCCCAGCCTTGATTCCTATCTTCGGTCCCTCCTTCCCATCTCAGTGCGTCTCACCCGACGCTCCAGAACATGGCCGTATGATTATCGACCCCAACATAATCCATGCCGCCACCGCAGAAGCCGAATCTTACCGTCTCCAGTACACATCCTTCACCCCCAAATCCTCCACTAACGTTACACCTCGCGACTCTGTCAGCCCCCAACAGCAAAGCTCTAACTATCTTATTCGCACTAACGTCATGACGCCGCCAACTAGTTCAAGTAGTCATCTCGAACGAAGACTGAGACTTAAAAGACCATATGGTGGCGAGAGTCCTTATGCGGAGAGCAATACCGATCACGATGCTGCGAGCGAGACATCAAGTGGTGATGCTGCATACTTTTGTTCGCCAGTAACTCCTACATCCGGCCATGCTGGTGCAAGTTGGGGCATTCATGCGAGATCGTATCTTCCCAACGGTCCTTCACATTCCTTGTCAAATGCGATGAAccatcatcagcatcagaACATCAATTCCCATTCTGCTAATGCAGGAATTAACATCTCcgggatgggaatggggatgggtGATCATGGTCTGGGTCACAACAAGGGTCTTCATTATGGCCATACTCATAATCATAAATTGATGAACCCGCACATGAGTGTGAATGGTGCCATGGTTGTTGGGCACAACGGCACAAATCCATGGTTAAGTGCCATTCCGCGAAGTATAGGCGGACTCGCCGACATGACAGCTAGCTGGAGAGCCAAGCGACGTGCGGAGGAATTAGATGGAAATATCTCCGATGAaagagatagagaaagagagcGAGATATTCACCGTTCTCATCCCACAGACGAAGAATACGATGGTGAAGAAAGCGCTAGTGCTACTGGTGATGAAAAAAGTCCTATCGCCGACGATAGAACGATTACCTTTGGTCCTCGCGCACACGTAACGAACATGACGCGAAACCATCAGTATAACACAATGGCGAGAGAAGAAATCTCGGGAGAGAAAATCACAAACGCAGCTGGCGATGAAAAGAAGGCAGCTTGGCTCTTGATGAAACTTAGTGTTAAAGATGGCGAAGCAGGTGCTGCATTACCTTCTTTGCCGAGCGTATCGGCGGTAGGCACACCGTTGATGGGAAGCGCGAAGTGGATTAAAGATGAGGGAGATAGTGATGGGCCGCGagtcaagagaagaagagcgCTTAGTATGTGA
- the Bccns1 gene encoding Bccns1 has product MKIEELPDDAQASAPAPVPGQDFDLLAQAMSSAFPGFAPSNSDPSSTTPSLPPSLASLRDKSGPEILASLNSTPLFMTELEENDELEAFKALAYEGTPLEIASNFKEQGNDSFKEKRLADAKEFYTKGVNILLAEVRRRQRGEKRSGDVPEEKEDEIVEEVKILEVLLVNRAMAHLGLKNYRSCVMDCGAVLRINNNNTKAFYRSAKALLALGRIKEADDACARGLELAADDKALLALAGEIMKKNEEIEAKRKKEVERLVREKNIEKILKTSLAAREITLRMTDKPPEMEDAKIELVPDPLDPINSTLSFPALLLYPLAAESDFIKSFNEMDTVGQHLEYILPLPWDVKGEYRDEKVVECYVEKKKGSLIKVGRKVTLLKVLNGGEVVDGVVSIYVVPKQKAAGWIEEWKRKNVVAK; this is encoded by the coding sequence atgaaaattgaagaactcCCCGATGATGCGCAAGCATCTGCGCCCGCTCCGGTACCAGGTCAAGACTTTGATCTCCTTGCGCAAGCCATGTCCTCCGCCTTCCCTGGCTTTGCCCCTTCCAACTCTGACCCCTCCTCCACaactccctctctccctccttccctcGCATCCCTCCGCGATAAATCTGGCCCCGAAATTCTCGCTTCTCTGAACTCTACGCCCCTGTTCATGACCGAACTCGAAGAAAATGACGAGCTAGAAGCTTTCAAAGCATTGGCCTACGAAGGTACACCACTAGAAATCGCTTCCAATTTCAAGGAGCAGGGAAATGATAGTTTTAAGGAAAAGAGATTAGCAGACGCAAAGGAATTCTATACGAAGGGTGTGAATATTTTGTTGGCTGAGGTGAGGAGGAGACAGAGGGGGGAGAAAAGGTCTGGAGATGTGCcggaagagaaggaggatGAGATTGTGGAGGAGGTTAAGATACTCGAGGTATTGCTTGTGAATAGGGCGATGGCGCATTTGGGACTCAAGAATTATAGAAGTTGTGTGATGGATTGTGGAGCGGTGCTGAGGatcaataataacaatacAAAGGCGTTTTATAGGAGCGCGAAAGCCCTACTTGCGTTGGGAAGGATAAAGGAAGCAGATGATGCGTGTGCAAGGGGGTTGGAGTTAGCAGCGGACGATAAAGCGCTGTTAGCTTTGGCTGGAGAAatcatgaagaagaatgaggagattgaggcgaagaggaaaaaggaGGTTGAACGGCTGGTGAGGgaaaagaatatagaaaagatattaaaaacttCGCTGGCGGCGAGGGAAATCACTTTACGAATGACGGATAAACCACCAGAAATGGAGGATGCGAAGATTGAATTAGTGCCCGATCCATTGGACCCGATTAATTCGACTTTGTCCTTCCCAGCTCTTCTACTATACCCTCTCGCTGCAGAATCGGATTTCATCAAGTCGTTCAATGAGATGGATACTGTGGGACAACATTTGGAATACATATTACCACTTCCATGGGATGTTAAAGGAGAATATAGAGATGAAAAGGTGGTGGAGTGTTAcgtggaaaagaaaaagggctCTTTGATTAAGGTGGGCAGAAAAGTTACACTGTTGAAGGTCTTGAATGGTGGAGAAGTGGTGGATGGTGTTGTGAGCATTTATGTTGTGCCCAAGCAGAAAGCAGCAGGATGGatagaagaatggaaaaggaagaacGTAGTAGCAAAATAA